In Pseudomonas asiatica, the following are encoded in one genomic region:
- a CDS encoding PilZ domain-containing protein codes for MPHTPSSHGEKRDFIRMRIDTEVSLLHEGQVIAAVCLDLSSGGMQVQAPQRFQVGDHIEVRIESEHPALKGLHASTEVVWIADQPGGQQKFGLRIVAMH; via the coding sequence ATGCCCCACACGCCCTCCAGCCATGGCGAGAAACGCGATTTCATCCGCATGCGCATTGACACCGAGGTCAGCCTTCTGCACGAAGGCCAGGTGATCGCGGCAGTGTGCCTTGACCTGTCCAGCGGCGGCATGCAGGTGCAGGCACCGCAGCGCTTCCAGGTGGGGGACCATATCGAGGTACGGATCGAGTCCGAGCATCCGGCGCTGAAAGGGCTGCACGCCAGCACGGAAGTGGTGTGGATTGCCGACCAGCCGGGCGGGCAGCAGAAGTTCGGGTTGCGGATTGTGGCGATGCATTGA
- the cinR gene encoding two-component system response regulator CinR, whose product MKLLIVEDQARTGQYLSQGLNEAGFATELATDGETGQFLALTGDHDLLILDVMLPGRDGWQILQAVRQAGLDTPVLFLTARDAVEDRVHGLELGADDYLVKPFAFSELLARVRSLLRRGTSPSQDTTLGLADLRLDLIRRRAERAGQRIDLTAKEFALLELLLRRQGEVLPKSLIASQVWDMNFDSDTNVIEVAIRRLRLKIDDPHPNKLIHTVRGMGYVLEERAE is encoded by the coding sequence ATGAAACTGCTGATCGTCGAAGACCAGGCCCGGACCGGCCAGTACCTGAGCCAGGGCCTGAACGAGGCCGGCTTCGCCACCGAACTGGCCACCGACGGCGAGACCGGCCAGTTCCTCGCCCTGACCGGTGACCACGACCTGCTGATTCTCGACGTGATGCTGCCCGGCCGTGACGGCTGGCAGATCCTCCAGGCCGTGCGCCAGGCCGGCCTGGACACCCCGGTGCTGTTTCTCACCGCCCGCGATGCCGTGGAGGACCGGGTGCACGGCCTGGAGCTGGGCGCCGATGATTACCTGGTCAAGCCGTTTGCCTTCTCCGAACTGCTGGCGCGGGTGCGCAGCCTGCTGCGCCGGGGCACCAGCCCCAGCCAGGACACCACCCTGGGGCTGGCCGACCTGCGCCTGGACCTGATCCGCCGCCGCGCCGAGCGCGCCGGCCAGCGCATCGACCTGACCGCCAAGGAGTTCGCCCTGCTTGAACTGCTGCTGCGCCGCCAGGGCGAGGTGCTGCCCAAATCGCTGATCGCCTCGCAGGTGTGGGACATGAATTTCGACAGCGATACCAATGTGATCGAAGTGGCGATCCGCCGCCTGCGCCTGAAGATCGACGACCCGCACCCCAACAAGCTGATCCATACCGTACGCGGCATGGGCTATGTACTCGAAGAGCGCGCGGAGTGA
- the rssC gene encoding anti-sigma factor antagonist RssC, translating into MSTGRIQFAEQSGTFVLKFVGEVRLTLCSALDATIEKIFTALNFSAIVIDLTETESIDSTTLGLLAKLSILSRQKVGLLPTVVTTNPDISRLLQSMGFDQVFNIVDRPIPCPECLTDLPSQDQNEDVVRSKVLEAHKILMGLNDSNREAFHDLVNALERT; encoded by the coding sequence ATGAGTACCGGTAGAATCCAGTTCGCCGAGCAGAGCGGTACCTTCGTCCTGAAATTCGTCGGTGAAGTGCGCCTGACCCTGTGTTCGGCGCTGGATGCGACGATCGAGAAGATTTTCACCGCATTGAACTTCTCGGCGATTGTCATCGACCTGACCGAAACCGAGAGCATCGACAGTACCACCCTGGGCCTGCTGGCCAAGTTGTCGATCCTGTCGCGCCAGAAGGTGGGCCTGTTGCCGACCGTGGTCACCACCAACCCGGACATTTCCCGGTTGTTGCAGTCGATGGGCTTCGATCAGGTGTTCAACATCGTCGATCGGCCGATCCCGTGTCCGGAATGCCTGACCGACCTGCCGTCCCAGGACCAGAACGAAGACGTGGTGCGCTCCAAGGTGCTGGAGGCGCACAAGATCCTCATGGGCCTGAACGACTCCAACCGCGAAGCGTTCCATGACCTGGTCAATGCGCTGGAGCGGACCTGA
- the queF gene encoding NADPH-dependent 7-cyano-7-deazaguanine reductase QueF (Catalyzes the NADPH-dependent reduction of 7-cyano-7-deazaguanine (preQ0) to 7-aminomethyl-7-deazaguanine (preQ1) in queuosine biosynthesis) — MHPAAEHSPLGKSSEYIATYSPELLFPIPRTAKWAELGVTAQTLPWQGVDYWNCFELSWLLPSGKPVVAIGEFAIPADSPNIIESKSFKLYLNSLNQTVFASLGELQACLEKDLSAAAGKPVGVKVRILAEVEAQGVVALPGQCIDALDVAISNYEQPQPELLHCNPERQVEETLHSHLLKSNCPVTGQPDWGSVVVEYKGRALDHASLLTYLISFRQHADFHEQCVERIYLDLKNLLQPEHLTVYARYVRRGGLDINPYRSTRAISPDNKRLVRQ; from the coding sequence ATGCATCCCGCTGCCGAACATTCCCCGCTGGGCAAATCCAGCGAATACATTGCCACCTATTCCCCGGAGCTGCTGTTCCCGATCCCGCGTACCGCCAAGTGGGCCGAGCTGGGCGTTACCGCCCAGACCTTGCCGTGGCAGGGTGTGGATTACTGGAACTGCTTCGAGCTGAGCTGGCTGCTGCCTTCGGGCAAGCCGGTGGTGGCGATCGGCGAGTTCGCTATCCCCGCCGATTCGCCGAACATCATCGAGTCCAAGTCGTTCAAGCTGTATCTGAACTCGTTGAACCAGACGGTGTTCGCCTCGCTTGGCGAGCTGCAGGCGTGCCTGGAGAAAGACCTGTCCGCCGCCGCCGGCAAGCCGGTGGGCGTGAAAGTGCGCATCCTGGCCGAGGTCGAGGCCCAAGGCGTGGTGGCGTTGCCGGGGCAGTGCATCGATGCGCTGGACGTTGCCATCAGCAACTACGAACAACCACAGCCAGAGCTGCTGCACTGCAACCCGGAGCGGCAGGTGGAAGAAACCCTGCACAGTCACCTGCTGAAGTCCAACTGCCCGGTCACCGGCCAGCCGGACTGGGGCAGCGTGGTGGTCGAGTACAAGGGCAGGGCGCTGGACCATGCCAGCCTGCTGACCTACCTGATCAGCTTCCGCCAGCATGCCGATTTCCACGAGCAGTGTGTGGAACGGATCTACCTGGACTTGAAGAACCTGCTGCAGCCGGAGCATTTGACGGTGTATGCGCGCTATGTGCGCCGGGGTGGGCTGGATATCAACCCTTACCGCAGCACGAGGGCGATCAGCCCGGACAACAAGCGCCTGGTTCGGCAGTAA
- a CDS encoding lipoprotein-releasing ABC transporter permease subunit, protein MFRPLPIFIGARYTRAKRRNHFISFISMTSMIGLSLGVLAMIVVLSVMNGFQREMSSRILGLVPHAAILGVQPLDDWHKVADAAMRDPAVMAAAPITEMEGMLSYKGAMQPIQVGGIDPAEEGKVSIVGQHIVQGRLQDLQPGEFGVVIGELTARRFRLNTGDKLTLIVPEISKEPGGITPRMQRLTVVGIFKVGAELDGSQAYIHVDDAGAMQRWAPGQVQGVRLKLHDLYAAPQVSKAIAAGLGDAYRADDWSHTQGSLFSAMKMEKTMIGLLLLMIIAVAAFNIIATLVMVVNDKGPDIAILRTLGATPAQIMGTFMVQGSLIGIVGTLIGGVLGVVAAFNVSQIVGWLERVSGQHIFTSDVYFVSSLPSQLQWGDVAIICTAGLVMSFLATIYPAYRASQVQPAIGLAV, encoded by the coding sequence ATGTTCAGACCCTTGCCCATCTTCATCGGCGCGCGCTACACCCGAGCCAAGCGCCGCAACCACTTCATCTCGTTCATCTCGATGACCTCGATGATCGGCCTGTCGCTGGGCGTGCTGGCGATGATCGTGGTGCTGTCGGTGATGAACGGTTTCCAGCGCGAAATGAGTTCGCGCATCCTCGGCCTGGTGCCGCATGCCGCCATCCTCGGCGTGCAGCCACTGGACGACTGGCACAAGGTGGCCGACGCGGCCATGCGCGACCCGGCGGTGATGGCGGCAGCGCCGATTACCGAAATGGAAGGCATGCTGTCGTACAAGGGCGCGATGCAGCCGATCCAGGTCGGCGGTATCGACCCGGCCGAAGAGGGCAAGGTCTCGATCGTCGGCCAGCATATCGTCCAGGGCCGCCTGCAGGACCTGCAGCCGGGAGAGTTCGGCGTGGTCATCGGTGAGCTGACTGCGCGGCGCTTCCGTTTGAATACCGGCGACAAACTGACCCTGATCGTGCCGGAAATCAGCAAGGAGCCGGGCGGTATCACCCCGCGCATGCAGCGCCTGACCGTGGTCGGTATCTTCAAGGTCGGCGCCGAGCTGGACGGCTCGCAGGCTTACATTCACGTCGACGATGCCGGCGCCATGCAGCGCTGGGCGCCGGGCCAGGTGCAGGGCGTGCGCCTGAAACTGCACGACCTGTATGCCGCGCCGCAGGTGTCCAAGGCCATCGCTGCCGGGCTGGGCGATGCCTACCGTGCCGATGACTGGTCGCATACCCAGGGCAGCCTGTTCAGTGCCATGAAGATGGAAAAGACCATGATCGGCCTGCTGTTGCTGATGATCATCGCGGTCGCGGCGTTCAACATCATCGCCACCCTGGTGATGGTGGTGAACGACAAGGGGCCGGACATCGCCATCCTGCGCACCCTGGGCGCCACGCCGGCGCAGATCATGGGCACGTTCATGGTCCAGGGCAGCCTGATCGGTATTGTCGGGACGCTGATCGGTGGCGTGCTTGGGGTGGTTGCGGCGTTCAACGTCAGCCAGATCGTCGGTTGGCTGGAGCGGGTGAGCGGGCAGCACATCTTTACTTCGGATGTGTACTTCGTCAGCAGCTTGCCGTCGCAGTTGCAGTGGGGCGATGTGGCGATCATCTGCACTGCCGGGTTGGTGATGAGCTTCCTGGCGACCATTTACCCGGCTTATCGGGCATCGCAGGTGCAGCCGGCGATTGGCCTGGCAGTTTGA
- a CDS encoding heavy metal sensor histidine kinase: MMRQVSLGSRLALLFAACTAAVSLGAGLIFSRASEQHFVELDQQLLDSRLSLFRTQLAGISTPAELQARLPALRDELGHQADLALRINGSDGATWFESRTGLPRTPLPDGLATLHAQGTDYRSLAVHLAQGAPQSPQLTLYLDITHHQHFLQGMQRLIWLTVGLSALATALLGAWAARRGLRPLRQMGQVAASVSARSLTTRLPVAQMPEELAELATAMNAMLQRLDDAFQRLSAFSADIAHELRTPLSNLLTHTQVTLTRPRSLEEYREALHGNLEELQWMAQMINDMLFLAKADHGLLVPGQAPLVLHEEVDALLEYYAPLAEDSGVQMLREGEALLQGDRHMLRRALSNLLDNALRFTPSGGQIKVTLGPGPRVGVANTGAAIEPAVLPRLFDRFYRVDPARREGSSEHAGLGLAITRSIVQAHGGRIRAECADGWTRFVIDFTEDQ, from the coding sequence GTGATGCGCCAGGTCTCCCTCGGCAGCCGCCTGGCCCTGCTGTTCGCCGCCTGCACCGCCGCTGTCTCGCTCGGCGCGGGCCTGATATTCAGCCGGGCCAGCGAGCAGCACTTCGTGGAACTGGACCAGCAGCTGCTGGACTCGCGCCTGTCGCTGTTCCGCACCCAGCTGGCCGGCATCTCCACCCCGGCCGAGCTGCAGGCGCGCCTGCCCGCCTTGCGCGATGAACTGGGCCACCAGGCCGACCTGGCCCTGCGCATCAACGGCAGCGACGGCGCCACCTGGTTCGAAAGCCGCACAGGCCTGCCCCGGACACCGCTGCCCGACGGGCTGGCAACCCTGCATGCGCAAGGCACCGACTACCGCAGCCTGGCCGTGCACCTGGCGCAAGGCGCCCCGCAGTCGCCACAACTGACCCTGTACCTCGACATCACCCATCACCAGCACTTCCTGCAGGGCATGCAACGGCTGATCTGGCTGACGGTGGGCCTGTCGGCGCTGGCCACGGCGCTGCTCGGTGCCTGGGCTGCACGCCGCGGGTTGCGCCCATTGCGGCAGATGGGCCAGGTGGCTGCCAGCGTGTCGGCGCGCTCGCTCACCACCCGCCTGCCGGTGGCACAGATGCCCGAAGAGCTGGCCGAGCTGGCGACGGCCATGAACGCCATGCTGCAGCGCCTGGACGATGCCTTCCAGCGCCTGTCGGCATTCTCTGCCGACATCGCCCACGAGCTGCGCACGCCGCTGTCCAACCTGCTGACCCACACCCAGGTCACCCTCACCCGCCCGCGCAGCCTCGAAGAGTACCGCGAAGCCCTGCACGGCAACCTCGAGGAACTGCAATGGATGGCGCAGATGATCAACGACATGCTGTTCCTGGCCAAGGCCGACCATGGCCTGCTGGTGCCGGGGCAAGCACCGCTGGTGCTGCATGAGGAGGTGGATGCGCTGCTGGAGTACTACGCGCCGCTGGCAGAGGACAGCGGCGTGCAGATGCTGCGCGAGGGTGAGGCGCTGCTGCAGGGCGACCGGCATATGCTGCGCCGGGCGCTGTCCAACTTGCTGGACAATGCCTTGCGCTTTACCCCGTCGGGTGGGCAGATAAAGGTGACATTGGGGCCAGGGCCGAGGGTTGGCGTGGCCAATACCGGGGCGGCTATCGAGCCGGCAGTGTTACCACGGTTGTTCGACCGCTTCTACCGGGTGGACCCGGCGCGGCGGGAAGGCAGTAGCGAGCATGCCGGGTTGGGGTTGGCGATTACCCGGTCGATCGTGCAGGCCCATGGTGGGCGCATCAGGGCGGAGTGTGCGGACGGGTGGACGCGATTCGTGATCGATTTCACTGAAGACCAGTGA
- a CDS encoding alkaline phosphatase D family protein, with protein MTSSTPLPLVLAGPVLRRLEPQRLAIWLVATQPLQPEFIFPAGEAQVDCQVVAVGQHAFIHLLDIHFAQPLPCNQLLDYDLLINGQGIAGWAPHLLYPGARRPSLVLRDRLDHLLHGSCRKPHFPAADGLLCADRLLLACEKPADRPAVLLMTGDQVYADDVAGPMLRAIHSLIARLGLFDEQLEGAVVPDSQALYQHPACYYHRADLLPAQERNETLRERFFGGKRKPIFSSSNADNHLVTFAEVMAMYLLVWSPVPWQLANLDMPDGLTAPRQARYRQELPLIQAFADNLGQVARVMAHLPCLMIFDDHDITDDWNLSALWEETAYGHPFSRRIIGNALLGYLLCQAWGNDPQGCKPLLGQCQALNSQTQDELIGALLRFQGWQFSLPTNPPLLVLDTRTRRWRSESSLAKPSGLLDWEALSELQQALLDHPSAIIVSPAPIFGVKLIETVQKLFSWLGYPLLVDAENWMAHRGAAQVILNIFRHSRTPGHYVVLSGDVHYSFVYEVLIRHRQRSPHLWQVTSSGIKNEFPRRLLDVLDRLNRWLYAPRSPLNWFTKRREMEVVPRTPSHSKAGERLWNGAGLGQVFFDEQGRPARVYQLDAGGGEATEFARRG; from the coding sequence ATGACCTCCTCTACCCCATTGCCCCTCGTACTCGCCGGCCCGGTACTGCGCCGCCTGGAACCTCAGCGCCTGGCCATCTGGCTGGTCGCCACGCAACCGCTGCAACCCGAATTCATCTTCCCGGCAGGCGAGGCCCAGGTCGATTGCCAGGTGGTCGCGGTGGGCCAGCACGCCTTCATCCACCTGCTGGACATCCACTTCGCCCAGCCGCTGCCCTGCAACCAGCTGCTCGACTATGACCTGCTCATCAACGGCCAGGGCATCGCAGGCTGGGCGCCGCACCTGCTTTACCCCGGCGCCCGGCGCCCAAGCCTGGTACTGCGTGATCGGCTCGACCACCTGCTGCACGGTTCCTGCCGCAAGCCGCATTTCCCGGCCGCCGATGGCCTGCTATGCGCCGACCGCCTGCTGCTGGCCTGCGAAAAACCCGCGGACCGCCCCGCCGTGCTGCTGATGACCGGCGACCAGGTCTATGCCGACGACGTTGCCGGCCCGATGCTGCGCGCCATCCACAGCCTGATTGCGCGGCTGGGCCTGTTCGATGAGCAACTTGAGGGCGCGGTGGTGCCCGACAGCCAGGCGCTGTACCAGCACCCGGCCTGCTATTACCACCGCGCCGACCTGCTGCCAGCGCAGGAACGCAACGAAACCCTGCGCGAGCGCTTTTTCGGCGGCAAGCGCAAGCCGATATTCTCGTCCAGCAACGCCGACAACCACCTGGTGACCTTCGCCGAGGTCATGGCCATGTACCTGCTGGTGTGGTCACCGGTGCCCTGGCAGCTGGCGAACCTGGACATGCCCGACGGGCTCACCGCACCGCGCCAGGCACGTTACCGGCAGGAGCTGCCGCTGATCCAGGCGTTTGCCGACAACCTCGGCCAGGTAGCGCGGGTGATGGCCCACCTGCCGTGCCTGATGATCTTCGACGACCACGACATCACCGACGACTGGAACCTATCGGCGCTATGGGAAGAAACCGCCTACGGCCACCCCTTCTCGCGGCGGATCATCGGCAATGCCCTGCTCGGCTACCTGCTGTGCCAGGCCTGGGGTAACGACCCGCAGGGTTGCAAGCCACTGCTCGGGCAATGCCAGGCGTTGAACAGCCAGACCCAGGATGAGCTGATCGGCGCACTGCTGCGCTTCCAGGGCTGGCAGTTCAGCCTGCCCACCAACCCACCCTTGCTGGTGCTGGACACCCGCACCCGCCGCTGGCGCAGCGAAAGCAGCCTGGCCAAGCCGTCCGGCCTGCTCGACTGGGAGGCGCTGAGCGAGTTGCAGCAAGCACTGCTGGACCACCCGTCGGCGATCATCGTGTCACCTGCGCCGATTTTTGGCGTGAAGCTGATCGAGACGGTGCAGAAGCTGTTCAGCTGGCTGGGCTACCCGCTGCTGGTGGATGCCGAGAACTGGATGGCCCACCGCGGCGCAGCGCAGGTCATCCTCAACATCTTCCGCCACTCGCGCACGCCGGGGCACTACGTGGTGCTGTCCGGCGATGTGCATTACTCGTTCGTCTATGAAGTGCTGATCCGCCACCGCCAGCGCAGCCCGCACTTGTGGCAGGTGACCAGCAGCGGGATCAAGAACGAATTCCCGCGGCGCCTGCTGGATGTGCTCGACCGGCTCAACCGCTGGCTGTATGCGCCACGCTCGCCGCTCAACTGGTTTACCAAGCGGCGGGAAATGGAGGTGGTGCCGCGTACGCCCAGCCATAGCAAGGCTGGCGAGCGGTTGTGGAATGGTGCGGGGTTGGGGCAGGTGTTCTTCGATGAACAGGGGCGGCCGGCGCGGGTGTATCAGCTGGATGCGGGTGGGGGTGAGGCTACCGAGTTTGCGCGGCGAGGGTGA
- a CDS encoding MlaA family lipoprotein has protein sequence MRRIGASVIERVTQACVCASMLLAPVAATQAATEEDPWEAVNRPIFRFNDTLDTYALKPLAKGYQAVTPQFLEDGIHNIFRNLGDVTNLANDLLQFKPHAAGVDTARLIVNTTFGLGGFFDVGTKMGLQRNDEDFGQTLGYWGVPSGPYVVIPLLGPSTVRDGVAKYPDTYTKPYRYIDHVPTRNSIFALDIIDTRADLLSAEKLIQGDKYIFIRNAYLQNREFKVKDGEVEDDF, from the coding sequence ATGCGTAGGATCGGTGCCAGTGTGATCGAACGAGTCACCCAGGCCTGTGTCTGCGCCAGCATGCTGCTGGCGCCCGTGGCAGCCACCCAGGCAGCCACCGAGGAAGATCCCTGGGAAGCGGTCAACCGCCCGATCTTCCGTTTCAACGATACCCTCGACACCTATGCCCTCAAGCCATTGGCCAAGGGCTACCAGGCGGTCACCCCGCAGTTCCTCGAGGATGGCATCCACAACATCTTCCGCAACCTGGGCGACGTGACCAACCTGGCCAACGACCTGCTGCAGTTCAAGCCCCATGCGGCGGGCGTGGACACTGCGCGGCTGATCGTCAACACCACCTTCGGCCTGGGCGGCTTCTTCGACGTGGGTACCAAGATGGGCCTGCAGCGCAACGACGAGGACTTCGGCCAGACCCTCGGCTACTGGGGCGTGCCGAGCGGCCCGTACGTGGTCATCCCGCTGCTGGGCCCGAGCACCGTGCGTGACGGCGTGGCCAAGTACCCGGATACCTACACCAAACCCTACCGCTACATCGACCATGTGCCGACGCGCAATTCGATCTTTGCCCTGGACATCATCGACACCCGCGCCGACCTGCTGTCGGCAGAGAAGCTGATCCAGGGTGACAAGTACATCTTCATTCGCAACGCCTACCTGCAGAACCGCGAGTTCAAGGTCAAGGATGGCGAGGTCGAAGACGACTTCTGA
- the lolD gene encoding lipoprotein-releasing ABC transporter ATP-binding protein LolD — protein sequence MSDKAVLSCRNLGKSYDEGPESVQVLSGLNLELHAGERVAIVGSSGSGKSTLLNLLGGLDRPTQGSVWLAGEELSALGERARGLLRNRELGFVYQFHHLLPEFTAIENVCMPLLIGRTPIPEARERAEALLKRVGLAHRFNHKPAELSGGERQRVAIARALVNRPGLVMLDEPTGNLDHHTAQGIQELMQELSSASRTAFLVVTHDLNLARQMDRVLKLDDGHLVAI from the coding sequence ATGAGTGATAAAGCCGTTCTGAGTTGCCGCAACCTGGGCAAGTCCTACGACGAGGGCCCGGAGTCGGTGCAGGTGCTGTCCGGGCTCAACCTCGAGCTGCACGCCGGTGAGCGGGTAGCCATCGTAGGTAGCTCCGGCTCGGGCAAGAGTACCTTGCTCAACCTGTTGGGCGGCCTCGACCGGCCGACCCAGGGCAGCGTCTGGCTGGCCGGCGAGGAGCTGTCGGCACTGGGCGAGCGTGCCCGTGGCCTGTTGCGCAACCGCGAGCTGGGCTTTGTCTACCAGTTCCACCACTTGCTGCCGGAATTCACTGCCATCGAAAACGTGTGCATGCCGTTGCTGATCGGCCGCACGCCGATCCCCGAGGCCCGTGAGCGTGCCGAGGCGCTGCTCAAGCGTGTTGGCCTGGCCCACCGCTTCAACCACAAGCCGGCCGAGTTGTCCGGTGGTGAGCGCCAGCGGGTAGCGATTGCCCGCGCACTGGTCAACCGCCCCGGCCTGGTAATGCTCGACGAGCCGACCGGCAACCTCGACCACCACACCGCCCAGGGCATCCAGGAGTTGATGCAGGAACTGTCCAGCGCGTCGCGCACGGCGTTCCTGGTGGTCACCCACGACCTCAACCTGGCGCGCCAGATGGACCGTGTATTGAAGCTCGACGACGGCCACCTGGTGGCGATCTGA
- the rssB gene encoding two-component system response regulator RssB: protein MQKTSATLLIIDDDDVVRASLAAYLEDSGFSVLQAGNGQQGLQVFEEHQPDLVICDLRMPQMGGLELIRQVSERAPQLPVIVVSGAGVMSDAVEALRLGAADYLIKPLEDLAVLEHSVRRALDRSRLVLENQRYRDKLEAANRELEASLHLLQEDQTAGRQVQMNMLPESPWVAGEFAFEHQIIPSLYLSGDFADYFRVDERRIAFYLADVSGHGASSAFVTVLLKFMTTRLLFEFKRGSKMREFKPSQVLSHINRGLINCKLGKHVTMVGGVIDEDTGLLTYAVGGHLPLPVLHTPEHTRYLEGRGLPVGLFDEATYQDLVVELPPQFSLSLMSDGILDLLPGDTLKDKETALPEIVRAAGGSLDGLRQRFGLATLGEMPDDIALLVLSRNLQ, encoded by the coding sequence ATGCAGAAAACCAGTGCAACGCTGCTGATCATCGATGACGACGACGTGGTCCGTGCAAGCCTCGCCGCCTATCTTGAAGACAGTGGCTTCAGCGTCCTCCAGGCCGGCAATGGCCAGCAGGGGCTTCAGGTCTTCGAAGAACACCAGCCCGACCTCGTGATCTGCGATCTGCGCATGCCGCAGATGGGCGGCCTCGAACTGATCCGCCAGGTCAGCGAGCGCGCCCCGCAGTTGCCGGTGATCGTGGTGTCCGGTGCCGGCGTCATGAGTGATGCGGTGGAAGCGTTGCGCCTGGGCGCTGCCGACTACCTGATCAAGCCGCTGGAAGACCTGGCCGTGCTCGAGCATTCGGTGCGCCGCGCCCTCGACCGCTCGCGTCTGGTGCTGGAAAACCAGCGCTACCGCGACAAGCTCGAAGCCGCCAACCGCGAACTGGAGGCCAGCCTGCACCTGCTGCAGGAGGACCAGACCGCCGGTCGCCAGGTGCAGATGAACATGCTGCCGGAAAGCCCTTGGGTGGCCGGCGAGTTCGCCTTCGAGCACCAAATCATCCCGTCGCTGTACCTGTCGGGTGATTTTGCCGATTACTTCCGGGTGGACGAACGGCGCATCGCTTTCTATCTCGCCGATGTCTCCGGGCATGGCGCGTCCTCAGCGTTCGTCACCGTGCTGCTGAAGTTCATGACCACACGGCTGTTGTTCGAATTCAAGCGCGGCAGCAAAATGCGCGAGTTCAAACCCTCGCAGGTGCTCAGCCACATCAACCGCGGGCTGATCAACTGCAAGCTGGGCAAGCACGTGACCATGGTTGGCGGGGTGATCGATGAAGACACCGGCCTGCTGACCTACGCCGTTGGCGGCCATCTGCCGCTGCCGGTGCTGCACACCCCCGAGCACACCCGCTACCTGGAAGGCCGCGGCCTGCCGGTAGGGCTGTTCGACGAGGCTACCTACCAGGACCTGGTAGTGGAGCTGCCGCCGCAGTTCAGCCTCAGCCTGATGTCCGATGGCATTCTGGACCTTTTGCCGGGTGATACGCTCAAAGATAAAGAAACCGCCCTGCCGGAAATCGTCAGGGCAGCAGGTGGCAGCCTGGATGGGCTGCGTCAACGATTCGGATTGGCTACGCTTGGGGAGATGCCGGATGATATCGCCCTATTGGTGTTGAGCAGGAACCTTCAATGA
- a CDS encoding DUF4404 family protein, with translation MPARELQERLNSLREQLDRNVPLSDEELAALHEEARQIEAQLKLEEATPDHNLVDGVNLAIERFEADHPDLTATLRSIANSLHSMGI, from the coding sequence ATGCCTGCCCGCGAATTGCAAGAGCGCCTGAACAGCTTGCGCGAGCAACTGGACCGCAACGTGCCGCTTTCGGACGAGGAACTGGCCGCGCTGCACGAAGAAGCGCGCCAGATCGAGGCGCAACTGAAGCTTGAGGAAGCCACGCCAGACCATAACCTGGTGGACGGCGTGAACCTGGCGATCGAACGCTTCGAGGCCGACCACCCCGACCTCACCGCTACCCTGCGCAGCATTGCCAACTCGCTGCACAGCATGGGGATCTAG